In Populus alba chromosome 1, ASM523922v2, whole genome shotgun sequence, a single window of DNA contains:
- the LOC118039257 gene encoding 28 kDa ribonucleoprotein, chloroplastic has protein sequence MAASILEAATLSFFSTRHPSSSRFFLSPKPPPLSLNLHISNPTPFISHSFPQPSLTQNHPRSKSLCFQLCSTVQEVTVEITPEEEEIQEANLKRKLFVVNLPWSFSVVDIKDLFGQCGTVSDVEIIKQKNGRSRGFAFVTMTTGEEAQAAIDKFNSLEVSGRIIRVEFAKRLRRPPPPRLAGTPAADIPAGETRHKLYISNLAWKVRGSHLREFFSTNCNPVSSRVVFDGPAGRSSGYGFVSFATREEAEAAISAFSGKELMGRPIRIKFSEDKADESGTEKKEEETSEVQLEEK, from the exons ATGGCGGCATCAATATTAGAAGCAGCAACACTCTCCTTCTTCTCAACCCGTCATCCTTCTTCCTCCAGATTCTTCCTATCTCCCAAACCACCACCACTCTCTTTAAACCTCCACATTTCCAATCCTACTCCTTTCATTTCCCACAGTTTCCCTCAGCCTTCCCTCACCCAAAACCACCCAAGAAGTAAAAGCCTCTGCTTTCAACTATGCTCCACTGTACAAGAAGTAACGGTGGAGATCACACCAGAGGAAGAGGAAATACAGGAAGCAAACCTAAAAAGAAAgctttttgttgttaatttgccCTGGTCTTTCTCTGTTGTTGATATCAAGGACCTTTTTGGCCAATGTGGGACTGTATCAGATGTTGAG ATTATAAAGCAAAAGAATGGGAGAAGTAGGGGATTTGCTTTTGTGACAATGACTACTGGGGAGGAAGCTCAGGCTGCTATTGATAAGTTCAATTCTCTT GAAGTGTCAGGGAGGATTATCAGGGTGGAATTTGCAAAGCGACTCAGGAGACCTCCTCCTCCACGCCTTGCAGGCACTCCTGCTGCAGATATCCCTGCAGGAGAGACACGCCATAAGCTTTATATTTCTAATCTTGCATGGAAAGTGAGAGGTAGtcatttgagagaatttttcTCCACTAATTGTAACCCAGTTTCAAGCAGGGTCGTGTTTGATGGCCCTGCAGGAAGATCTTCTGGGTATGGGTTTGTCTCATTTGCCACAAGGGAGGAAGCAGAGGCTGCTATTTCTGCTTTCAGTGGAAAG GAACTAATGGGTCGGCCCATTCGTATAAAGTTCAGTGAAGACAAGGCTGATGAATCTGGAACtgaaaagaaagaggaagaaacTTCTGAGGTACAGCTTGAAGAGAAATAG